In Paramormyrops kingsleyae isolate MSU_618 chromosome 13, PKINGS_0.4, whole genome shotgun sequence, a single window of DNA contains:
- the gan gene encoding gigaxonin isoform X1 — protein MACCRPSKREPSSGTQQPHTTSDAGSDLSVAGSVVADPQHSKKLLRALRSFWQDQCFQDAVLVLDGEEIPVQKNILAAASPYIRTKLNYSPPKEDGSVYTIQLQGISVTTMKQILDYIFSGEISLSEDTVQDVVQAADLLLMTDLKLLCCQFLESCVVAENCIGIRLFSLHYCLHHVHHVATDFLQTHFRDVASTEEFLELPLDRLCEILAMEKLNVGNEKHILEAVVRWLAHDPEARRVHMKEVMSSVWVLGLDQAYLREQMLGDPLMREVIRECCHVPLGGAPQQGEALLASFKPRGYSECIVIVGGEDRASRKPTAVTRCMCPLYDPNRQLWIELEPMSVGRTGHGVVTAEGYLFVVGGMDENKTVLPSGERYDPDTNTWSPILSMIQARQNFGIVEIDGLIHVLGGEDGASELLTMEVYDPHTRSWSARASMTMVRKVGCYATMNKKIYAMGGGSYGKLYDSVECYDPRTQQWTALCPLMERRFGAVACGVSQELYVFGGVRSRDADNPESSQMMTCKSEFYHEELKRWMYLDDQSLCAPTSSSFVYGAVPIGASIYVVGDLDTVSIYSRTLLSLLIQVLRKPQTVHIFAPSQLLANQEHRTPGMGAKMWSVRGFLRNGLRNTSLESPEHAE, from the exons ATGGCTTGTTGTCGACCCTCGAAAAGAGAGCCAAGTTCGGGCACGCAGCA ACCTCACACGACATCGGACGCCGGGTCAGATCTCTCGGTTGCTGGTTCTGTTGTGGCGGACCCGCAGCACTCCAAAAAGCTGCTCCGTGCCCTTCGATCCTTCTGGCAGGACCAATGTTTTCAAGATGCCGTTCTGGTTCTGGACGGCGAGGAGATCCCGGTCCAGAAAAATATATTAGCTGCCGCCAGTCCATATATTCG GACGAAGCTGAATTACAGCCCCCCGAAGGAGGACGGGTCGGTGTACACCATCCAACTGCAGGGTATCTCCGTCACCACCATGAAGCAGATCTTGGACTATATCTTCAGTGGAGAG ATCAGTTTGAGCGAGGACACTGTTCAGGACGTGGTGCAGGCGGCCGACCTCCTGCTCATGACTGACCTGAAGCTCCTCTGCTGTCAGTTTCTGGAGAGCTGCGTTGTGGCCGAGAACTGCATCGGGATCCGCCTGTTCTCCCTGCACTACTGCCTGCACCATGTGCACCACGTGGCCACCGACTTCCTACAGACGCACTTCCGTGACGTGGCCTCCACGGAGGAGTTCTTGGAGCTGCCGCTGGACCGCCTGTGTGAGATCCTAGCCATGGAGAAGCTGAACGTGGGCAATGAGAAGCACATCCTGGAGGCCGTGGTTCGCTGGCTAGCACATGACCCCGAGGCGCGGAGG GTCCACATGAAAGAAGTGATGTCATCGGTGTGGGTACTGGGGCTCGACCAAGCCTATCTGCGGGAGCAGATGCTGGGAGACCCCCTGATGAGGGAGGTGATTCGGGAGTGTTGCCACGTCCCGCTGGGTGGGGCACCCCAACAGGGGGAGGCGCTGCTGGCCTCCTTTAAGCCCCGCGGTTACTCCGAGTGCATTGTCATCGTGGGGGGCGAGGATAGAGC AAGCCGCAAGCCCACAGCAGTGACGCGCTGCATGTGCCCACTGTACGACCCCAACCGGCAGCTGTGGATCGAGCTGGAGCCCATGAGTGTGGGCAGGACCGGGCACGGCGTGGTGACCGCAG AGGGCTACCTCTTTGTGGTGGGAGGTATGGATGAGAACAAGACCGTCCTACCCAGTGGGGAGAGGTACGACCCGGACACCAACACCTGGAGTCCCATCCTCTCCATGATCCAG GCGCGGCAGAACTTCGGCATTGTGGAGATCGACGGCCTGATCCACGTGCTGGGCGGGGAGGATGGAGCGAGCGAGCTCCTTACCATGGAGGTGTACGACCCCCacaccaggagctggagcgCGCGGGCTAGCATGACCATGGTGCGCAAG GTTGGCTGCTATGCGACTATGAACAAGAAGATCTATGCCATGGGTGGCGGCTCTTATGGGAAGCTGTATGACTCTGTGGAATGCTACGACCCCAGGACTCAGCAGTGGACGGCACTCTGCCCCCTTATGGAGAGGAG GTTTGGGGCGGTGGCGTGCGGAGTGAGCCAGGAGTTGTACGTGTTCGGGGGCGTGAGGAGCAGAGACGCCGATAACCCTGAGTCCAGCCAGATGATGACCTGCAAGTCTGAATTCTACCACGAGGAACTGAAGAG ATGGATGTATTTGGATGACCAGAGCCTCTGCGCGCCCACAAGCTCGTCCTTCGTGTATGGTGCTGTCCCAATTGGCGCGAGCATCTACGTGGTGGGAGACCTGGACACCG TATCCATCTACAGCCGAACCCTTCTGTCGCTGCTTATCCAGGTCCTCAGGaagccccagacagtccacatttttgctccttcccagctcctagccaatcaagaacacagaACACCTGGtatgggagcaaaaatgtggtctgtcCGGGGCTTCCTGAGGAACGGGTTGAGAAACACCAGTTTAGAGTCACCAGAACATGCGGAGTGA
- the gan gene encoding gigaxonin isoform X3, whose amino-acid sequence MACCRPSKREPSSGTQQPHTTSDAGSDLSVAGSVVADPQHSKKLLRALRSFWQDQCFQDAVLVLDGEEIPVQKNILAAASPYIRTKLNYSPPKEDGSVYTIQLQGISVTTMKQILDYIFSGEFLESCVVAENCIGIRLFSLHYCLHHVHHVATDFLQTHFRDVASTEEFLELPLDRLCEILAMEKLNVGNEKHILEAVVRWLAHDPEARRVHMKEVMSSVWVLGLDQAYLREQMLGDPLMREVIRECCHVPLGGAPQQGEALLASFKPRGYSECIVIVGGEDRASRKPTAVTRCMCPLYDPNRQLWIELEPMSVGRTGHGVVTAEGYLFVVGGMDENKTVLPSGERYDPDTNTWSPILSMIQARQNFGIVEIDGLIHVLGGEDGASELLTMEVYDPHTRSWSARASMTMVRKVGCYATMNKKIYAMGGGSYGKLYDSVECYDPRTQQWTALCPLMERRFGAVACGVSQELYVFGGVRSRDADNPESSQMMTCKSEFYHEELKRWMYLDDQSLCAPTSSSFVYGAVPIGASIYVVGDLDTVSIYSRTLLSLLIQVLRKPQTVHIFAPSQLLANQEHRTPGMGAKMWSVRGFLRNGLRNTSLESPEHAE is encoded by the exons ATGGCTTGTTGTCGACCCTCGAAAAGAGAGCCAAGTTCGGGCACGCAGCA ACCTCACACGACATCGGACGCCGGGTCAGATCTCTCGGTTGCTGGTTCTGTTGTGGCGGACCCGCAGCACTCCAAAAAGCTGCTCCGTGCCCTTCGATCCTTCTGGCAGGACCAATGTTTTCAAGATGCCGTTCTGGTTCTGGACGGCGAGGAGATCCCGGTCCAGAAAAATATATTAGCTGCCGCCAGTCCATATATTCG GACGAAGCTGAATTACAGCCCCCCGAAGGAGGACGGGTCGGTGTACACCATCCAACTGCAGGGTATCTCCGTCACCACCATGAAGCAGATCTTGGACTATATCTTCAGTGGAGAG TTTCTGGAGAGCTGCGTTGTGGCCGAGAACTGCATCGGGATCCGCCTGTTCTCCCTGCACTACTGCCTGCACCATGTGCACCACGTGGCCACCGACTTCCTACAGACGCACTTCCGTGACGTGGCCTCCACGGAGGAGTTCTTGGAGCTGCCGCTGGACCGCCTGTGTGAGATCCTAGCCATGGAGAAGCTGAACGTGGGCAATGAGAAGCACATCCTGGAGGCCGTGGTTCGCTGGCTAGCACATGACCCCGAGGCGCGGAGG GTCCACATGAAAGAAGTGATGTCATCGGTGTGGGTACTGGGGCTCGACCAAGCCTATCTGCGGGAGCAGATGCTGGGAGACCCCCTGATGAGGGAGGTGATTCGGGAGTGTTGCCACGTCCCGCTGGGTGGGGCACCCCAACAGGGGGAGGCGCTGCTGGCCTCCTTTAAGCCCCGCGGTTACTCCGAGTGCATTGTCATCGTGGGGGGCGAGGATAGAGC AAGCCGCAAGCCCACAGCAGTGACGCGCTGCATGTGCCCACTGTACGACCCCAACCGGCAGCTGTGGATCGAGCTGGAGCCCATGAGTGTGGGCAGGACCGGGCACGGCGTGGTGACCGCAG AGGGCTACCTCTTTGTGGTGGGAGGTATGGATGAGAACAAGACCGTCCTACCCAGTGGGGAGAGGTACGACCCGGACACCAACACCTGGAGTCCCATCCTCTCCATGATCCAG GCGCGGCAGAACTTCGGCATTGTGGAGATCGACGGCCTGATCCACGTGCTGGGCGGGGAGGATGGAGCGAGCGAGCTCCTTACCATGGAGGTGTACGACCCCCacaccaggagctggagcgCGCGGGCTAGCATGACCATGGTGCGCAAG GTTGGCTGCTATGCGACTATGAACAAGAAGATCTATGCCATGGGTGGCGGCTCTTATGGGAAGCTGTATGACTCTGTGGAATGCTACGACCCCAGGACTCAGCAGTGGACGGCACTCTGCCCCCTTATGGAGAGGAG GTTTGGGGCGGTGGCGTGCGGAGTGAGCCAGGAGTTGTACGTGTTCGGGGGCGTGAGGAGCAGAGACGCCGATAACCCTGAGTCCAGCCAGATGATGACCTGCAAGTCTGAATTCTACCACGAGGAACTGAAGAG ATGGATGTATTTGGATGACCAGAGCCTCTGCGCGCCCACAAGCTCGTCCTTCGTGTATGGTGCTGTCCCAATTGGCGCGAGCATCTACGTGGTGGGAGACCTGGACACCG TATCCATCTACAGCCGAACCCTTCTGTCGCTGCTTATCCAGGTCCTCAGGaagccccagacagtccacatttttgctccttcccagctcctagccaatcaagaacacagaACACCTGGtatgggagcaaaaatgtggtctgtcCGGGGCTTCCTGAGGAACGGGTTGAGAAACACCAGTTTAGAGTCACCAGAACATGCGGAGTGA
- the gan gene encoding gigaxonin isoform X2, translating into MACCRPSKREPSSGTQQPHTTSDAGSDLSVAGSVVADPQHSKKLLRALRSFWQDQCFQDAVLVLDGEEIPVQKNILAAASPYIRTKLNYSPPKEDGSVYTIQLQGISVTTMKQILDYIFSGEISLSEDTVQDVVQAADLLLMTDLKLLCCQFLESCVVAENCIGIRLFSLHYCLHHVHHVATDFLQTHFRDVASTEEFLELPLDRLCEILAMEKLNVGNEKHILEAVVRWLAHDPEARRVHMKEVMSSVWVLGLDQAYLREQMLGDPLMREVIRECCHVPLGGAPQQGEALLASFKPRGYSECIVIVGGEDRASRKPTAVTRCMCPLYDPNRQLWIELEPMSVGRTGHGVVTAEGYLFVVGGMDENKTVLPSGERYDPDTNTWSPILSMIQARQNFGIVEIDGLIHVLGGEDGASELLTMEVYDPHTRSWSARASMTMVRKVGCYATMNKKIYAMGGGSYGKLYDSVECYDPRTQQWTALCPLMERRFGAVACGVSQELYVFGGVRSRDADNPESSQMMTCKSEFYHEELKRWMYLDDQSLCAPTSSSFVYGAVPIGASIYVVGDLDTGSSYDYVREFRRSSGAWHRTRPMLPTDLCKTGCAALRIANCKLFRLQLKQGLFRIRIQST; encoded by the exons ATGGCTTGTTGTCGACCCTCGAAAAGAGAGCCAAGTTCGGGCACGCAGCA ACCTCACACGACATCGGACGCCGGGTCAGATCTCTCGGTTGCTGGTTCTGTTGTGGCGGACCCGCAGCACTCCAAAAAGCTGCTCCGTGCCCTTCGATCCTTCTGGCAGGACCAATGTTTTCAAGATGCCGTTCTGGTTCTGGACGGCGAGGAGATCCCGGTCCAGAAAAATATATTAGCTGCCGCCAGTCCATATATTCG GACGAAGCTGAATTACAGCCCCCCGAAGGAGGACGGGTCGGTGTACACCATCCAACTGCAGGGTATCTCCGTCACCACCATGAAGCAGATCTTGGACTATATCTTCAGTGGAGAG ATCAGTTTGAGCGAGGACACTGTTCAGGACGTGGTGCAGGCGGCCGACCTCCTGCTCATGACTGACCTGAAGCTCCTCTGCTGTCAGTTTCTGGAGAGCTGCGTTGTGGCCGAGAACTGCATCGGGATCCGCCTGTTCTCCCTGCACTACTGCCTGCACCATGTGCACCACGTGGCCACCGACTTCCTACAGACGCACTTCCGTGACGTGGCCTCCACGGAGGAGTTCTTGGAGCTGCCGCTGGACCGCCTGTGTGAGATCCTAGCCATGGAGAAGCTGAACGTGGGCAATGAGAAGCACATCCTGGAGGCCGTGGTTCGCTGGCTAGCACATGACCCCGAGGCGCGGAGG GTCCACATGAAAGAAGTGATGTCATCGGTGTGGGTACTGGGGCTCGACCAAGCCTATCTGCGGGAGCAGATGCTGGGAGACCCCCTGATGAGGGAGGTGATTCGGGAGTGTTGCCACGTCCCGCTGGGTGGGGCACCCCAACAGGGGGAGGCGCTGCTGGCCTCCTTTAAGCCCCGCGGTTACTCCGAGTGCATTGTCATCGTGGGGGGCGAGGATAGAGC AAGCCGCAAGCCCACAGCAGTGACGCGCTGCATGTGCCCACTGTACGACCCCAACCGGCAGCTGTGGATCGAGCTGGAGCCCATGAGTGTGGGCAGGACCGGGCACGGCGTGGTGACCGCAG AGGGCTACCTCTTTGTGGTGGGAGGTATGGATGAGAACAAGACCGTCCTACCCAGTGGGGAGAGGTACGACCCGGACACCAACACCTGGAGTCCCATCCTCTCCATGATCCAG GCGCGGCAGAACTTCGGCATTGTGGAGATCGACGGCCTGATCCACGTGCTGGGCGGGGAGGATGGAGCGAGCGAGCTCCTTACCATGGAGGTGTACGACCCCCacaccaggagctggagcgCGCGGGCTAGCATGACCATGGTGCGCAAG GTTGGCTGCTATGCGACTATGAACAAGAAGATCTATGCCATGGGTGGCGGCTCTTATGGGAAGCTGTATGACTCTGTGGAATGCTACGACCCCAGGACTCAGCAGTGGACGGCACTCTGCCCCCTTATGGAGAGGAG GTTTGGGGCGGTGGCGTGCGGAGTGAGCCAGGAGTTGTACGTGTTCGGGGGCGTGAGGAGCAGAGACGCCGATAACCCTGAGTCCAGCCAGATGATGACCTGCAAGTCTGAATTCTACCACGAGGAACTGAAGAG ATGGATGTATTTGGATGACCAGAGCCTCTGCGCGCCCACAAGCTCGTCCTTCGTGTATGGTGCTGTCCCAATTGGCGCGAGCATCTACGTGGTGGGAGACCTGGACACCG GCTCAAGCTACGACTACGTCCGCGAGTTCCGGCGCAGCTCTGGTGCCTGGCACCGCACCCGGCCCATGCTGCCCACCGACCTCTGCAAGACGGGCTGCGCCGCACTGCGCATCGCCAACTGCAAGCTCTTCCGGCTGCAGCTGAAGCAGGGCTTGTTCCGCATCCGCATCCAGTCCACATAG